gaggatttttatacaggttcgggcccttgagctgtcaggtaatagccctacatcctgttggccggagtcggtattgctcttattcatgataatcacaccagtacaatatgtgggtagcctatctaactattgtcgacatgtcggtctgaaggtctgactcgtagtcgacaacagggtagccttcctccttgAGCTCGTGCCCGACGGAATCAGAGAcagtgctagatccctacggccggcctctgaaggtaccggatagggtcaatccaggcgtatctctgatgtcgatatccggcggcttgtcttggcgtatgtaggcttctatgttgattgcgttgggtgttgatcctctTTGTAtgttgattgaggtggtcgtGTCTCTTcccctcctagggggtcttgtatttatacccataggtgtccccttgtacaagtagaactagggaaaccaatatggatataatccgagtagcccttgtcgtttccatggaaaactctggttgtctttccttatcggaactcctcctatatctgaaggttgtttccgtataggacatggtatgtggtgggtcctgccgagatttagtcaactactattaggtatgtggtatccataacaaTGACAACAACGATGATAAATGATGATAAATATCGAAGAAGTAACCGGGttgtaaaggagtagagtggtgacagttgatgagacatctaaaaactattaacaaaaccccatatagaatcccaatgacaattaAAAGGAGTGACGACGGACATGCCGTTAAGCAGAACGGTCATGACAGTTGGCAGGAtttctaaaaaattaaaaaataaacctcaaTGATAATCacattcgattttaaaatctcaaatataATAAAGAGTGGGAAgaagcgggcgagccgtagaggagtacaaacggtttggtgggactctagaaagtaaaaattgaactcaaacgataattatgttcgatttttaaaatcccaatgataataaagagaggaAGCAGCGGATGGGCCATAGAGAAGTATATTGGCAGCttaacgggacttctaaaaataaaaaaatgaaacccaatgagacaataaactcaaaaaaactataagatccaatttttaaaggttaaaAGGAGAATGAATATAAGCCATGGTAGATCgaacaagcaaataaagaaaggGTGACAAAAAAAGTAAGGGGTAACAACTTATGAGACTTTTATAAAAGTTACAAATTAGAAATACGGGGATGAtatggtttggtctttcaaagtcttaagacaatgaaatATCTATTGAATAAAttataagtaaaatcatattaaaaatagataattttatatgggtgctaatcgcgcaattgcgcgggccacccagctagttggATCTGAAAGAACAACTCAGCCTGTCAAAGTGGCGGTGACGAGTGGCTTGGCAGAGCCACAAACTGGGAGCAGCGTCGTGGTGTGTCATGGTCGCAACTGACTCAATCTTTGCACGAAGTCTGCAAAGACAGTCAAGTCCTATGAGCAATGACGTCCAAAGCAAAGCTTGTGTCGCCAACGGCTGAATTCGACAAGCTCTTACCAGAGCTCAAGGGGTGGTCGCGGCAAGATCTGAATATGGTAGAGAAGCATGGTGGTGGctagagaggaggggagttAGAGTGGATTTGATGAGTCTTGCTATTTGAGGACGACGATATTGTTTATACCCAAATTTGACATCTAGtattaaaatagaaaagattgtcaaaatttagaagtctaccggtttcctccgagtgggccggtctgaccgccgtgtgttgggcggtcagaccgccggttgagggccggtctgaccggcggtgtgtggccggtctgaccggcaggacCGAGTCCGattgtgtttcgtcgggtctcgaggtttccttgctcgggaaggcatgtttcgggtttcctttggtttctaccccgagttagatgtggaggagggcctatagagggcaagaccaacccctatataagggacatggccggttcattgtaaaaaccaatctactatcaatcaatcgaatcgtttttcatattgcttttagttttctcttagtttgtccatctttgtcggtttgcgccgtaaaccgttcGCCGCCGCtacgagagtgcgacatctctttatAGGTTTGTCCTAAAAACCTTCCGTTTTACCCACGAGATGGGTAGTTCTCTAGAAATCGGCTCTgttagccggtttagttatcaaaacccatctaggtttagctctttactagatcgaggtggttgacgactctaggatcaccgtaaggcttaaggtgctgcgatcgtcgttgtcaacttgtcacaaaaaattGCCAACAGATATGCCACGCATGGCTACCAATGCAATGGTGTACACGGTACACGTCCTACATGGAACCGGTGTTGGCTGACGGTGGTGACCGAAGACAAAGGgtagaggaggtggtggtggcggctggcCATCAACAACCATATCCGACAAGCTCTCTAGCACTTGGGAGTGATGATGTCGCGTGGGGTGCTCCTAactcgcgcgcacgcgccggAAGATTAAATCGCGCGCGCGGAACCAGTTTCCacttttgtctttttttccctttctccgTTCCGCGttaccgagaaaaaaaaacctcccATTACATGCGGACACTAATCACATGATTAACACTAATTAGTTGACTTTTTTATACTTAAAAATTTAGATTTTGTATTTGAGTTGAAGGTTATGAGTTTTGgagttaaaatttttaaattttggaattaaaatttttaaacttttttagttgaaagtttaaaaatttgagatgaaaatttttgaattttcaattgaaagttttgaatttaGGGTTAAAAGATTcataaatttaagttgaaagtttaaaaaacaGATTGAAAGTTACTTTCTACTAACCTATCAGCTAAGAATTTATTTGAACAATAAAAACTTTATAAAAGAAACTCTCAACCGGAGTGATGGAGAAGCTTTCAAACAGGTCATATAGCACCTATAGGAGCTAGCTCCCTTTTGGCATGTTTGGCAGGGCTCCAGCTCTCCGATTCACTTAACTTAGAGTTGTAGCCCAACCAAGCAATCCAGATTCACCCAAAACTGGAGCGGAGTGGGTTGGAGCGCTCTAAAAAATTGAACTACGGTGGTCGAGCGGGGATAGGGTAGCTCTGAGAGttagagctctaccaaacagacaCAAAGTTTGGAGTTAAAAcctaggagttggagctctactaAATAAGCCCATATTCTTGTTGGATTCCTAAGAAACttcatatgaaatttttttagtatgTAACCGTGGAAACTGTACCTCAAGATAAAGATAATTGTATGCCAAATGGAGTAATATATTACTTTTTTGGTCTtaatacaagtatacaaccaAAGCAGGTCATCCTTGTGTCCTTCAGTATCAATTACAGAGCAACGAAAAAACTAAATACTTCACCTTCAGATGATACAACAAAGAAATATAGCTACAAATACCGATCGGTATTTCCTCTTGAAAGAAATTTACCGATAGAGGAGGCTTTCTGTGTAACTTTACATTGCATGCCATCAACAAATCCGAAAATGGCATACCTCCAGGTCCCGTTGGAAATGAGCATTCCGAACCATAGCCAAAACCCGAAAACGACTCCAGCAATCACACAGTAGTATAAAGACTGGTCGTCACATGTTATACAATATCTCTCGTCGGATGCAAGTGAAGCATTTGTGCATGAAATGTTCAATGGAAAGCCACAAAGCCCAAAATTATTGCTGTAGATCGATGGGTCAGTGAGGGTTTGAAGTTGATCCCCGGTGGGTATCTTGCCTGATAGATTATTGTTCGAAAGATTCAGAATGCTAAGGGTAGATATACCGGCAAGGCTAGGAGGAATGGCTCCTGAAATTTCATTTGACGATAGGTCAAGGGACTCAAgatttttcaaactaccaatGTTTCCAGGTATGCTGCATAACAGATGGTTTCTTGACAAGTTCAAAAATTGAATGCCTTGGAGGTTTGTTAACTCATCAGGGATGCATTGTGATAATGCATTGCTTGACAAATCAATACCTGTAAgtagttgaaaaaaaattatttcgaAAAAATTTATTTCGAAAATTTGCTCCTGCCCCTTCCAGATTGTATCGATTCTGAACTCAGAACTAGGCCATTGTAATTATTCatctatagatatatattttgttttcttcattgAAGTAAGGTTACCAAAAGATCTGGGAATCAGTCCTGTCAGAGCATTGTTGCTCATGTCTAGCAGTTGAAGTTGAGAAAGCTGCGACAACTCTGAAGGAATTTCACCACTGAAGTAGTTAGATTTAAGGTTGAGAACCTTCAACGACTGAAGGGCTTTCCCAATCCAAGGAGGAATATTACCAAAGAACCTGTTGTTCCCAATATCTAAGGTGATGAGACTCTTACATCCCTCTAAAGCTGATGGAAAAACACCGGAGAAATTGTTGCCCGTAAGATAAACGAACTGGACAGAACAATTGTAGCTTGTCTTGGGTGGAGAGATTTCACCTGAGAAGTCGTTGTTGGAAAGGTCCATGAACTGCAGATTCTGCAGGTTCCAGCAACAGTCGGGCAGCTTACCAGTGAGCTTGTTGTTTGACAGGTCCAGATTCTTGAGGGAGAGCAGTCCGCAGAATGCTGAGCCGGAGCTGCTATTGGAGGAATTCCCTGACGAATCAACTCCGTGCAGCTTGATTGAGGAATTGTTGCCCGAATTTCCCATAATTGGCCCCGAAATGGAATTGTGGCTCAGATTGAGGAATTGCAAATGGATGAGATGACCGAGCTCAGATGGAATGCCTCCTGTCAGATTATTGGCTGACAAATCAAGCGACTCCAAGCTTGTCAAGCTCCCCAATGCCGCAGGAATGCTGCCTAATAATCTATTGTCACACATGAATAGAATTGTCAGGTTCCTTGCCTTTCTGACCTCTAGAGGAATATTGCCGGTGAGCATGTTGTTACACACATCGAAGTATTCGAGCTCCGGCCAGCTTGTGAACAAAGCCGGCGGGATATCACCTGTCAGCTTGTTGCCTGAGACTCCGAAGTACCGGATTGCCCGCATCTGGGCGAATGCCAGCGGCAAGTTACCGGAGAGCTGGTTCCAGGACAGGTCGAGGTCAGTGAGATTCTTAAGATTAGCCAGCTGCAACGGCAGAGTTGAAACAAGGCCGGCACCCATTATTTCGAGCTCCTGCAGCATCTGGAGCTGGCCAAGAACCGGCGGGATCGGACCACCGAGCGGGTTGAAGCTGAGTTCAAGAACCCTCAACTGCCCCATCGATCCGAGGAACTTCGGGATGCCACCGGTGAAATTGTTGTTACGAATTTGCAGATCCTGGAGCTTCGTCAACCTCTGGAGGAAGGCCGGAATCCGGCCGGAAAACGTATTGAAGGATAAGTCGAGGTGCCTCAGATTCGGGAGCTTATCTGGCAGCGATTCCGGTACTAGCCCGGAGAAATCGTTCATCCACAGGTCGAGGTCGGTGATGTTGCCGCTCTTAAGGACGAACTCTGGGAAGCTACCGTTGAGAAGGTTGTGGTAGAGCGAGAGTAACTTGACGGTGGGCATCGGCGAGAACTTGCGATAATCCGGGTTGGTTAGCAAGTTGTCTCCTAGGTCGAAGTGGGTAATCTTGGGGAGACGGCTTAGCTGGTACGGGATggcgccggtgaggttgttgCGGTAGAGGCGGAGCTCGACGAGGCCAGAGAGATCGCCGAGCTGTGGCGGGACGGTACCGTTGAACCCGTTGTCGCCGAGGTCAAGCACGGCGAGGGAGGCGCAGCCGCGAGATGTCGGCCGGGATGGCGCCGGTGAAGTGATTCCCGTTGAGATCGAGCTCGGTGAGCGCTGGGAGCGCCGCAAAGTCGAGCTCATCGAGGCCGCCGCGGAGTCCCAAGCTCGGGAGCCGCAGCCTCgcgacgcggccggcggcgtcgcaggCCACGCCACGCCAGCCGCAGaccggcgcggcgcgcgtcCAGCCGGACAGCGCGGTGACGTTGGTCAGGCTGGCCTTCCACTCCAGCAGCGCGTCGGTCTGCGAGGACGACGCCGCTGCATTGACCACCGGTGCAGGGACGACGATGACGCCGACCAACACCAGGATGAGGAGAGGGAGGACGCCGCTGCCCATGTGTGGTCCTAGCGAGCGGAGCGGAGGTTGGTGGCTAAAACACTCGCTGGGTCATGGGCTCTAAATAGTCTCATGGCCTCATGAATCGACGCCACGAGCGCGTGGATCGATCGGAAGAAAAAATCTTACAACTTACAAGGCGGGAAGCTTAGAACGCTGGTCTTCGCTAGTCAAAGGGCCAACCGTTAGCAATGGGAAGATTCCCAACGTGCCTAACTATcacttacttaaaaaaaaccttacctaACTATCCATTAACCCTACCTACCTACCTAtgatggtgttcttttctcctcgAGATAAAGATGAAGGtgaaaaattaagtgttttactaaaaaaaatactattaacgtataattaattgagttttaattattaaaaaattggaaaatagattaatgtgatattttagagcaattttcatataaaaagttttcacacaaaacacaccatttaacagtttaaaaagcgtgccacgagtatccaaaattttatccatatatatgtatctactactaattaatactccgtatctatctctactattataaaaattaaagatgtttttgctggtacttTGGTACTTCATCCGTGTATGACTCGGTTTCTAAGTTCAtccgcttttagaaatacataagtagtcatataagaaatatctttaaaaaacttgcatgctaacttgagatgattgaACTCCTGATTGTAACTTAtgattttcaagaaaaatatatatctaagaGAATTCTCATAGTGAATTTGAGCTTAACTAAACGGtaaaacaataataagattaaaatagctatcacccgttgcaacgcatatGTATTTTTGCTAGTTTAATAAAAGGTCACTCTGATCCTCCATCTAGTGGGACGAATTATAACAGTTTCAATCGAAAAGGAGCCATTTGCCAGATACTACTTGctaataaataattttgatatttttagtaTTTCAAGGTTTAATAATTTCAATTGGAATTAATTTTAGTGCCACATCTTTTGCCCTGCAATGTATATGCcgaagccaaaatttaaatattaaaacatattttttgagttgattttgagttttttcaccgcagtttctttttcagcattagcATTTAAGTCATGAAGAACacatatttaaaagttttaaccATAAATTATGTTTTTCAGCATCAGTATTTGGCCAACCGATGGCAGCCTTACTCCCTCAACTTATTTCGCTGGAGCCCTTAACTCCTAAACTATTTTTCATCTCATTTTACACCCTCAAACTATTGAAAACGATTTAATTGTTCTTTTGATTATTTTTGGAAAATTATTGTAGGAAAGTTTCCTATAATGTacgtattatatatatataatgtttaCAATGCACATAGAACGGGAAAAAACTACAGTTGAATCGTATTAcaatgtaaaaataaaaggaaagttATCCTTAATTTGTTTTCCTCTCCCTATATAAGTCATATTACGCACACATATTTGGACAAGGGTGTTGTCCATGGCGACATCgttgtcgtcgtcctcgtctaGGAAGGTGAAGCCGGTGACGAGTTCCAGCAAGGGCCGCGACGGCGGATGACCGGAAGGTCGGCATCCTGTCGTTCGAGGTGGCCAACGCCATGTCGCGCGCCACCAACCTGTACTGCTCGCTGTCTGACGCCAAGGCGGCGCAACTGCTCGGCCCGCTCTGCCTCGGCTGCCAGGCCATGCGCGCACTCGTGCCGGGCGACGAcgctcaccgccgcctcctctcccgcctcgccccggcggcctcctccatAGCAGTGCCGGCCGGCTTGTctagagaaaagagaagagaagagagagacagagatgaggaagggagagaatagggaaaagagagaggaggctgacgtGGCCACGCTGACATATGGGATCCATGTGGGTTCCACGCTGATTCAGCCGCCACGTAAgataaaaccgggatcaaaaccaccaaagaACCTAAAGtaatggttttgtaagttaagggatatcttatatctggttttgtggttggggatgattttgtactCGATGAtgagttgagggaccttcggagTACTTTTTCCCACGAGCCACGCCTacgcatcgcatcgcatcgcccCCTCCGAGCTCGTAGTCGTAGGCTCGCCCGAGCTGCATCCACCTCCATCAATCTCTCTCACCGACTCACTGCTCGAGCTGCCGCCAACAGCAAAAGAGACCGCCTCCGCTCCCCTCTACCTCCGCCCAAGAGCCGCACAACacttcgcctcctccaccgccgccgccgtccgcaaACCTGGCGAAACCCtaacctccaccgcctccgccaaaTCGCGAGATCAACTCGCCGCACCTGAGACCCGGCCTTCGTCCGAAATTGAGGTGACCAGCATCTTCTACACGCGATGAGTCTCCTTTACCCTCTCTTTTCCTGGCAACATCACCGTAGCTCGCCGGAGCGACTCCCGCCCACCCGTTCCCCCGCCGCCGGGAAGGGAACGGTTGGAATTTCACAGTTAAGATGCATAAATGCATTGTTAGATAGATTAACGCCAGGAGCAAAGCTTAGGATAATACTTTATTATTTTAACTGGTGATGCATGTACTGAAATTATTCTGAAGACCATCGATCACAAAAGTTCTGTCCTTCATCAGCTTTGTATTCCTCGTTGCTACTTGCTTCTATCCCTgtctaatattattatttttcccaTTGGCTAAGCAATAATCTTGTAAATGCAAGACAGAGAAGATAAATGAAAATCATGACATTGACATATAATTCTGTCAAGGAAAAGCAACAGGGGTATATTATTTGGTTGCTGGTTTGCATCTGAAGAGTACTTAGTGCGTACATCTTCTGCAATTTGCATAGCTTCTTTCTATGTGGTCaacaaaatgaaaaacaaaaactcTCAATGGCTTAAGTAAAAGTAGAGCTCCAAACCAAAGCCAAAATCCGAAAACAATGCCAACAACTACAGAGTAAAATAAGAACTTATCAAGTTCTTTATGATCTTCAATTCTCTGATCCAATCTAGATGCCTGGCAAGCTATTCTCAAAGGGAAGCCACAAAGGCCCAAATTGTTGCTATAAATTGAGGGATCCACAAATGTCTGAAGTTGTCTTCCGGTGGGTATGCTTCCCCATAAGCGGTTATTTGAGAGATTTAACACACTGAGGCATGATAGATTTGAAATGGTTGTAGGGATAACATCGGAAAGCTTATTCCAGGATAAGTCAAGGGATTCTAAGATATTCAAATTGCCAATTCTTTCTGGAATACTGCCTGGTAGATCATTCCTTGACAAGTTTAGATACCGGAGGCCCTGAAGGTATGTTAGCTCTTTTGGGATTTCACCGTAAAGTGAATTGCTTGATAAATCAATTCCTGTCACTAACATAGCTGTTCCTTGAAAAGTTTCTTCATGTCCCTTCCATAATATGCTAAATCTGTCTCTAGACTGATCAAGAGAGAACAGATAATCGTATCCTCTTGAAGGGgcacttttccaattaaaagtCCTTATTGTGGGGAAGGTTTTTTCTTGTTTCATGGATGATAAGTTGCCAAAAGTTGTTGGGATGAATCCAGTTAACCCATTGCTGGCCAAATCAAGAAGTTGAAGCTGAGAAAGTTGGGATAATTCTGTAGGAATCTCTCCACTGAAATTATTTGATCGGAGGATAAGAATTCTTAGGACAGGAAGGCTAGTTCCTATCCAAGAGGGAATCTTGCCGAAGAACTTGTTGCTCCACATATCAAGCGTAACAAGTGCTCTGCAGTTGCGAATGGTGGCTGGGAAAACTCCAGAAAAACTATTGTTAGCAAGATGCAGAGATTGGAGAGGAAGTTCAGGGCTTCTTGATGTTGGCAATTCACCCGAGAAGCCGTTTCCAGAGACGTCCATAAACAGCAAAGCTTGCAACTCCCACCAACACCTTGGGAGCTCACCACTGAATCGGTTATTTGATAGATCCAATGATTGAAGAGAGGACAGTCTACAGAAGGAGGAATCAAGGTTGCCAGATATGCTGTTACCGTTGATAGACAGATAGGTGAGGTTGATGCAATTTCCCCAGTCAGACGATAGCCGACCGGTGAGCTTGCTCCCGGATATGTCCAAGTAGTCCAAGCTGGGGTGCATGCCGAAGGCATCTGAGATGTCGCCGGTGAAGTGGTTCCCGTCCAGCCGCACCCGGTATAGGCTTGTGCAGTTCTTCAGACATGGCGGTAGCGTGCCGCTGAAGTTGTTGTGGTTCGCCGTGAAGCGCTGCAGCGCGAAGCTGTCGCAGATGTGGCGCGGCAGATCACCGGAG
The sequence above is drawn from the Oryza glaberrima chromosome 10, OglaRS2, whole genome shotgun sequence genome and encodes:
- the LOC127785915 gene encoding receptor-like protein EIX2, with the protein product FEWPELISFQVQNNSLTGNVPSELSKARKLEILYLFMNNLSGSIPAELGELENLEQLDLSDNSLTGPIPSSLGKLKQLTSLALFFNDLTGVIPPEIGNMTALQRLDVNTNRLQGELPATILSLRNLQYLSVFDNNMSGTIPPDLGKGIALQHVSFTNNSFSGDLPRHICDSFALQRFTANHNNFSGTLPPCLKNCTSLYRVRLDGNHFTGDISDAFGMHPSLDYLDISGSKLTGRLSSDWGNCINLTYLSINGNSISGNLDSSFCRLSSLQSLDLSNNRFSGELPRCWWELQALLFMDVSGNGFSGELPTSRSPELPLQSLHLANNSFSGVFPATIRNCRALVTLDMWSNKFFGKIPSWIGTSLPVLRILILRSNNFSGEIPTELSQLSQLQLLDLASNGLTGFIPTTFGNLSSMKQEKTFPTIRTFNWKSAPSRGYDYLFSLDQSRDRFSILWKGHEETFQGTAMLVTGIDLSSNSLYGEIPKELTYLQGLRYLNLSRNDLPGSIPERIGNLNILESLDLSWNKLSDVIPTTISNLSCLSVLNLSNNRLWGSIPTGRQLQTFVDPSIYSNNLGLCGFPLRIACQASRLDQRIEDHKELDKFLFYSVVVGIVFGFWLWFGALLLLKPLRVFVFHFVDHIERSYANCRRCTH